gtagcatttctcatattatatgtggatgacatactattgatgggaaatgatatagaattcttggaaagtataaaggcctatttgaataagtgtttttcaatgaaggaccttggagaagctgcttatatattaggcatcaagatctatagagatagatcaagacgcctcattggtctttcacagagtacataccttgacaagatattgaagaagttcaatatggatcagtccaagaaggggttcttgcctgtattgcaaggtgtgcaattgagcacggctcaatgcccgaccacggcagaagatagagaaaagatgagtgtcatcccctatgcctcggccatagggtctattatgtatgccatgctgtgtaccagacctgatgtaaaccttgccgtaagtttggtaggaaggtaccaaagtaatcccggcatggaacactggacagcggtcaagaatatcctgaagtacctgaagaggactaaggatatgtttctcgtttatggaggtgacgaagagctcgtcgtaaagggttacgtcgacgctagcttcgacacagatctggatgactcgaagtcacaaaccggatacgtgtatattttgaatggaggagcagtaagctggtgcagttgcaagcaaagcgtcgtggcgggatctacatgtgaagcggagtacatggcagcctcggaggcagcacaggaagcagtctggatgaaggagttcattaccgacctaggggtgattcccaatgcgtcgggcccgatgactctcttctgtgacaacactggagctattgcccttgcgaaggagcccaggtttcacaggaagaccaggcatatcaagcgtcgcttcaactccattcgtgaaagtgttcaaaatggagacatagatatttgtaaagtacatacggacctgaatgtagcagatccgttgactaaacctctccctagagcaaaacatgatcaacaccaggacgcaatgggtgttcgattcatcacaatgtaactagattattgactctagtgcaagtgggagactattggaaatatgccctagaggcaataataaatggttattattatatttctttgttcatgataatcgtctattgttcatgctataattgtgttatccggaaatcgtaatacatgtgtgaatacatagaccacaacgtgtccctagtaagcctctagttcactagcttgttgatcaacagatagtcatggtttcctgactatggacattggatgtcgttgataacgggatcacatcattaggagaatgatgtgatggacgaagacccaatcctaagcatagcataaaagatcgtgtagtttcgtttgctagagcttttccaatgtcaagtatcttttccttagaccatgagatcgtgcaactcccggataccgtaagagtgctttgggtgtgccaaacgtcacaacgtaattgggtgactataaaggtgcactacgggtatctccgaaagtgtctgttgggttggcacggatcgagactgggatttgtcactccgtgtgacggagaggtatctctgggcccactcggtaatgcatcatcataatgagctcaatgtgactaaggcgttagtcacgggatcatgcattgcggtacgagtaaagagacttgccggtaacgagattgaacaaggtattgggataccgacgatcgaatctcgggcaagtaacataccgattaacaaagggaattgtatacgggattgattgaatcctcgacatcgtggttcatccgatgagatcatcgtggaacatgtgggagccaacatgggtatccagatcccgctgttcgttattgaccggagaggcgtctcggtcatgtctacatgtctcccgaacccgtagggtctacacacttaaggttcggtgacgctagggttgtagagatatgtgtatgcggaaacccgaaagttgttcggagtcccggatgagatcccggacgtcacgaggagttccggaatggtccggaggtgaagaattatatataggaagtcaagtttcggccaccggaaaagtttcgggggttaccggtattgtaccgggaccaccggaagggtcccgggggtccaccgggtggggccacctatcccggagggccccgtgggctgaagtgggaagggaaccagcccctagtgggctgggcgccccccatgggcctccccccatgcgcctagggttggaaaccctagggtgggggggcttcccacttgccttggggggcaaggcacccccttggccgccgccccccaccctagatggggtttggccggcgcacccccctcccagggggcctatataaagggggggagggagggcagcaagatcacagccttgggcgcctccctcctcccctgctacacctctccctctcgcagaagctcggcgaagccctgccgagacccgctacatccaccaccacgccgtcgtgctgctggatctccatcaacctctccttcccccttgctggatcaagaaggaggagacgtcgctgcaccgtacgtgtgttgaacgcggaggtgccgtccgttcggcactcggtcatcggtgatttggatcacggcgagtacgactccgtcatccacgttcattggaacgcttccgctcgcgatctacaagggtatgtagatgcactcctttcccctcgttgctagtatactccatagatgcatcttggtgagcgtaggaaaattttaaaattatgctacgattcgcAACATAAACAAACCCACACCGGACGAAAGAACCCCTTGGGTGATTTGTCTCCACTTGCTGCTGACGTGGCACTGGTCAACAATGGCCACAACTCCATGCTCGTCGCGTTGGACGCGGCGGCGCGACTAACGCCCACCGCTCTAGCTGAGGCACTCTAGTGTAAGACGGTGTGTTATGTGTAGCTGTTAACTCTTAATCATGTCCAGTGTATGCAAACAAACAACATGCACTAGAATGAGCACAACCCATGTGATTAATCAAACGCAGTGCGTAGAGGCGTTGCTACGATGCAAGAAGAGGGGATGCAGACAACGAATCAATATGTAGATGATGATTTTTTGCATGTATACGCTCAACCAGACCcaactaggacaagtatgcaaagTGACAAAAAAGATGCAGATAGCCAAACACACCTTTAATGTAGCTGCGGTTTGTTTTTCTGGAGAAATACTTTACCTTTTTTAGGCGGAGAAATACTTTATCTGTAGTTTTTTTAGGCGAACTTTGCCTGCAGTTTTGTTGTTGTTGAGAATAACTTTACCTGCAGCTAAACTTGCCGTTTCGCGGACAGAGGCCCAGTAGCTCTGACATCAAACTGGCCTGGCCCAACTGCAAGGTAGGTCTCCACCAATCGGCCCATATGGGCTTGGACGGCCTGGATCCTCTCCAAGGACCGTATAAAACAACAGGGCTGGTGCCGGGCGAAAACCCTAgcagaggaggcggcggaggcagagCAGGAGAGCGGCAGCTCGCGCGCGCGCCCCCATTGCCGCCGCAGCAGGAGCCCGCCGGTTCCAATCCAAGGTGAGACGGCTCTTTTCCCCAGTCGACTCACCAAGGCGCCTCTCTATTTGCTGATAGATTGCGTCATATGCGCGCATTACATGCGTTGTTGGTTGGTTCATGCCGCTGTAAGAACTACTGTACTTTGTTTGTGTATCATTTGGTCATGTTAAAGATCAGTTCTCTCTGTCAGCCATTAGCCTCAACAgtgttgttttttgtgtgtgtggagaAATGTCGAACCAGTGGCTTGTGGAGAAATCTCAACAGTGGTACTTACTGTGTAATTCACTTTTGCATGAGAGTTTTTCAATGTATCCTGCTCTGTACATAAGTTCCTGATCTTTAAAACTTGCTGTTTTGCTAAAACTTAATATAATGATGCACTGTAGTTCGGTTTGGTTTGTTAGTCTCTTTGATATGCTGTATTGTTTAACGAGGCAGCAAGGTTTCGTCTTTGAAGCTGTGTTATTAGGGGGCGATGCTTTCTTGGTATTGACTTATATTGTGGGTGCTGATATCCTTGCATTTAATTTGTAGGAGGAGCTTTGAAGGTTTGTCAGGGCAGAGAAGATGGTTCTCAAGTATGCTACTCTTTGATGTTGTCTGGGGATGTTAAAAGATTTGTAAAACTGCTTGCTACAATCTTACTTATTCCTGCAATCCTGTTCATACAGGACAGAGCTCTGCCGTTTCAGTGGTGCCAAGATATACCCAGGGAAGGGGATCAGATTCATCCGCTCAGACTCTCAAGTAAGCCCGTGTGTCCCTGTTGTTATTGTGCATGGAATGAAAACCAAGTAGAAATTCGCTGACATTGTGCTGTACGTTCTTCGCATGTACCCAAAATCAGGTCTTCCTTTTCTCCAACTCAAAGTGCAAGAGCTACTTCCACAACCGTCTCAAGCCAGCTAAGCTCGCATGGACGGCCATGTACAGGAAGCAGCACAAGAAGGTACATACTGATAAGCCAATTCCCTTGAATGATATACTCCATATACTACTTCAGCATATGTTTCATAATCTTAATAGTATGTCCTGTTAGAGTGATCTGATTAGGCAGTATAAGTGCAATGATCTGGTAGTTCATTGGCCTGCTTAAATATTTGCCCTGATTGGTAGTTTCTTTTCTGGTAGTTAGTGGCAGTAAAAGAAAGTGACATATCTAATCAGGCTCAGGGACTAGAATAATTTGGTTACCACATTGTCAACTAGTCTGCTCTTTGCTGACAGCATACGTGATATTTATTGCTTAATCATGTATTCATGTGTAGTTTTCATTCCTTTTGCTCTGTTGCAAGTGGATGTCTGCGCAATTCTCATCTCTGCTTAATTGCGTTTTAACAAAACTCTGTACTCCCCTGCTTCTTTTTTTTAAGCAACGACAAACTGTATGGGCTTATAATTTTTTGTGGTGTGGTGCAGGATATTCATGCTGAGGCTGCAAAGAAGAGGCGCCGCACCACCAAGAGGCCGTATTCCAGGTCAATTGTAGGTGCTTCCCTTGAAGTTATCCAGAAGAAGAGAGCTGAGAAGCCGGAGGTCCGTGATGCAGCTAGGGAAGCAGCTCTGCGGTAATACTTTTGCCATTGCTTTTGACTCCTAGATATTGTGATTTGTTATAACAAGAAACTTAGTACGAACAAACATTACACTCACACTAGGGTTGCTTTTGGCTCAGTCAGTATTGAACCATGTGGTGATTTAATGCCTGACTTCTAATGGCTCGTATAGCATTTGAAAGAAATACCTAGTTATGTTTGCATTATAGAAGGTTGCTCTAATTTGAGTTTTGAGAGGCTAGTTTTTTAGATGACACCTGTCAACTGAACATCATCCATGTAATATGCACCTGCCATATTTCTTGACATCATAGTTTTTCTATCTGATGTATATCTGTATAAGGTCCTTACTGTGGTAACTGATCTATAACAGTGAGATCAAGGAGCGCATTAAGAAGACCAAGGATGAGAAGAAAGCTAAGGTGGAGGTGACGAAATCCCAGAAGTCCGCCGGCAGAGGCAACGCCCCCAAACCCGGGAAGGCCCCCAAgcttggcggtggcggcggcaagcGCTAGATGGTGTCCCTGCGGATCAATGCGAAATTTTGAACTAGTTACATGATGTCTTACCCCGTATCTTTTAGGAAGTTTTTTTGCTCAAACCTCCTGTTGCTGTCGGTATGCAGTATCTGGGTGCACAAACCGGTGGTGGATCAGTGTGAAAGATTGTTTTATGTTTCTCATCAATGTGAGATTGTTTTATGGTTATCTGGTTGTTGTTTCAGATTTTGTCTAGTTGGTGTTTCTTCCGCAACACATTGCGATGTTTGTCTGTCGTCTCCGTAGAACCTTTCTCATGCCCTTGTAACTGGGTGTTAATCGATCTGCCGCACGGCCTTCAAAATGCGGCCTTGAGCTGGTTATTAATTGAACGGCCGTGGCCGCCAATCGTGCCTTTAAGATTACAACACGCAAGCACATTCTGGAAACGATCAATTGAATTGAAAGTTTGACCCCGTGGATTTTGCTTTCAGATATTGAAAAATTCCATCAGCAACCACAACTCTAATAATTAACTGTAGCTTTGCTAATTTCAATATGGTTAATGTAAACTCTAATAAAAAAATCTTATTGAATGTTATTTGAGCACATTATGCTTAAATTTGTTGGATTCTCTGGgttgattttctttcttttatcaACAAAAAGAAGGTAGTTAcaattattaaaaaaaatcaatACATTTCAGCGAAAATCCATTTCTGCACCCATGCTCATCTGCACCGGCGCCgaagaaaaaaatcaaaacaaatactagaaaaattcaaaaaattccattttttctttgtggggtagacaatttgatgcgtgaggtccgatccaattttcaaatcatttggacatctgaggagCTCTCAGGAAAAAAAAATTtgggggtctgtaaaaatgtttactgttcatgtactgttttggtctaatttgtcttttttgctgagagctgctcagatgtccaaatgacttgaaatttgtaGCGGACCTCAcacatcaaattgtctaccacacaaattttatttggaattttttgaatttgttttgaattttttacgaatttttttctaaccgggtgcagatgagcgtGGCACCAAAACGCCCTGCTCTACATTTCAGTGACTTCAAGTCTTTGTATATACAGTATAAGATTAGAAATATGGAAATAATAGGTAATACAGATGTTGATATACACATACAGAAATGTATCAGTGTCTAACTTATCATGTGTTAGAGAAAGAGGATTTGTGGCTCTCGCGTGTTAAACACCCTTATATGAATATAGCATTAAAAAACAAATTAGGAAATTTTGAAAAGTTCTGAAATTTTGGGATGGAACCTAGGTGCCCGTTGTACACTCACGTTCAGTTTCATGGGGAAGGGGTGCCCGAGGTAATGTCAgtaaaaagacaaaaaaaatcGTATGTGTAGAAAAAAACTGGATGTAACGTATGTCGGACCATAATTCCTGCGCCGTGGATACCACGGACACCGATTCTCCATGAAAATGAACAAGGGTGTACGATGGGCACCCAGATTTCATAtccaaatattttcaaattctttggatattttctgatatttttttaatgcTATTTATATATAGGGGTGTGTGGCACCGGGGTGCTCCGATGCATTTCTCGTGTTATGCAGCGAAGGGGTAGGATGCCCTCACAATACGAGAGCCACTGAGATAAAACACCAACCAAGCAACATAGAAGGATAACATGCACACAGACATCCCGCTAGGGATGCCAGCTATATGAGAGAAGTACAAGGCATGAACAAAGCACGGTAACTAAAGGGGCTTGCTTGATCACGAGGACGAGCTACAAGATGCCCCCTTGATCTAGACATAAGTCAACCTTGGGCGCCCTTGTTATTGAAGAAGAGCAGGCAACGCTCGCCGACGCCGCGTCGGCAAGCGTATACGTCGATCCTGTCTCCCACGGAGATACGGCTATCCCTCAGGAACTCCCTCAACCCAGGCCCAAAGATCCGGTAGGCCATGATGGCATTGTCGTACTGGAGCGCTGCCACCTTCTCGTCGCCGGCCTCAACGTCGATGAGGACGGGCACCGCCAGCACGTTCGGCATGCCGTTGTGGCCAACCTGCTCCAGCTCCCGGAACAGCCTCGGGATGGGGCCATCCTGCACCATCCCCCGGGTAAGCAGCAGCCCGTTCTGGCCTGGAGCGACGTCTGGCCACCGCATTACCTTGGAGAGCGCCCACTCGGCCCCGTACACGCCAACGGCGGCCATCCGCATCTGGTGACGCCGGCGGACGAAGGAGGGCTCGGCCACGAGGGCGTGCCACCGCTTGCACGTCGTGGCGCAACGAAGGAGGGTAGCTGCATCAGCGACGTGTGTGAGAATCTCCAGGACGACGTCTTCCGGGAGCTCCGTCCGTTTGATCTCCGCCCACGGATTGATCATATCGAAAGAGCCAAACCCTTGGCCAAACGTATGTCTGTGCTTTTATTTTTCTTCTAACAACTCAATTTCATGATCTCGAGTCTCTAA
This window of the Triticum aestivum cultivar Chinese Spring chromosome 5D, IWGSC CS RefSeq v2.1, whole genome shotgun sequence genome carries:
- the LOC123123427 gene encoding 60S ribosomal protein L24: MVLKTELCRFSGAKIYPGKGIRFIRSDSQVFLFSNSKCKSYFHNRLKPAKLAWTAMYRKQHKKDIHAEAAKKRRRTTKRPYSRSIVGASLEVIQKKRAEKPEVRDAAREAALREIKERIKKTKDEKKAKVEVTKSQKSAGRGNAPKPGKAPKLGGGGGKR